The DNA window TGGCTATAGCTCTGCATGGACACAAAGGAATAAAACCCATAGCTACGATCCAAGGACACCACTTCTTCAAAACTCGGCAGCATCAGTCGGGCGAATTCATCTAGGAACACGCCAAAGGGCCGATCCCGTTCCGTATCCTCATTCAAGTTGCGCTGAATTAAAAGGTGAATGGCAACAGCGACTAATGGGGCCGTTGCTTTCTTGGCTTGTCCATCCAACTCAAAGAAGATGATTTGCTTACCCGGTAGGTCCAAAGGAATGGTGGATTGGGTGGGTTCACGCCCATCGATGGACAGACAGGGGATGGTCTGCCGATTGACCATTGGTAAGAGATAGTTGATGCCACTCGCTAATATGCCACCAGCGGTATCTTGAGTGCCCGTCACGCTCATCAGGCCCACGAGCTGCTGCCGCACCCACATGCCTAAATCGCTATCTACCTTGAATGCCCCTTCTTGGTCAGCCATCTGGATCCGCTCTGCGATACCCGGCAGGCCCATCAAGGCCCAGACCATCGGTAAGTCGGCATAGTCTGCCCGCTTTGCCATCATCAGCAAGGCTTGCAAGAGGTATTCGGCGTGATTGTCGAAAAAGGGATGCTTGTTCGACATATTGATAATCACGTTATCGGATAGGGTTGAGGCGATGGACCGGGCAATCAGTGCATCATCCGCATCCCGCATAAATCCCAGGTAGTCAAAGCCATGACTATAGGACTTGCCCGGAGCAAAGCAGTAGCACTCATAAGGAATTTTTTGCTTGCGGGCATAGGGGATGAATTTCTTCTTCAGGGTGCCTTTGACATCAAAGACAATCAGGGTGTGCCCTTGAAGAATGGCATCCGCTAAGGCCAGCTCAATCACCGTGGCAGTCTTGCCCTTACCAGCCCCACCGACGATGGTGACTAGGGGCTGGAGGTCGGGGAGGATCAGGGGGTCATCGCTACCCAAGCGAAGGGCTATCTCATCCCGTTTTCGGTCCCTGATTTGCTTGAGTCCCAGCATCTTAGCTCGGTGCTGTTCTCGTCTCGTGGCCCACCGGGCATCATCGGGTTCGCGTCTCGTCTCATCCTCAAACCACCACAGGGCAATTAGGATCAGGGCCAATAATCCCGTTAACCAGGGGAGAGGACCACTGAATAGGGGAGACAGGTCAACCCCTTCAGATTGGGGTTGGGGAGGCTGTTCGGTTTTGTGCTGCATCACGCATCCCCCTCAGTCGATTGAGGGACACAGGCGATTCTGTTTTCACCCAGGACGAGGCTAGTTTCACTCTGCTCTGTGATGGTGAAGGAGTCCGTGCGGTCGGGAGCCGTTTGGAAGTGGATTTCCCCAGAGTCCAATTCATAGGTGCCCAGC is part of the Acaryochloris sp. CCMEE 5410 genome and encodes:
- a CDS encoding type IV secretory system conjugative DNA transfer family protein, whose protein sequence is MQHKTEQPPQPQSEGVDLSPLFSGPLPWLTGLLALILIALWWFEDETRREPDDARWATRREQHRAKMLGLKQIRDRKRDEIALRLGSDDPLILPDLQPLVTIVGGAGKGKTATVIELALADAILQGHTLIVFDVKGTLKKKFIPYARKQKIPYECYCFAPGKSYSHGFDYLGFMRDADDALIARSIASTLSDNVIINMSNKHPFFDNHAEYLLQALLMMAKRADYADLPMVWALMGLPGIAERIQMADQEGAFKVDSDLGMWVRQQLVGLMSVTGTQDTAGGILASGINYLLPMVNRQTIPCLSIDGREPTQSTIPLDLPGKQIIFFELDGQAKKATAPLVAVAIHLLIQRNLNEDTERDRPFGVFLDEFARLMLPSFEEVVSLDRSYGFYSFVSMQSYSQPKIKYQSETSESIFDNTSTQFIFKSGSYKVREDLSADLGEYTKHYHSKSRSYGKMGNSRSRNEQEKKKRLITASDIKRLKKGEFICTNPGMDDRPIRMRFNLKKRNGTDMQRFTECERMYKSHVHKRMVLMAQERVLDSPEQIMSDRMVSADALLPSTQEVESHKLKQQEEKAA